The region aaaaaaaaactaaagatgCTAATATATGAAATTCAAACTTGTTTAAAGTCACCTTCTAAACTTATTCGGTTTCGatgtcttttttttcttctaattcaagGCAAGATAGTTTCAGGTATATATACCTAAAATTCAAGTCAAAAGTTGGGGTTTAATACCGTCTTGCCGCACCATGTTGTAACCCAAAACCTCAACACGATGATAAGGGCTAAAAATTTGAATATGCTAAGTTTTGAACTTTAAATTTGTTCGATGTCACCTTTTAAGGTTATTCGATTTTGATGTCTTCAAGGTGAGACGATTTTGGGTCAAAAGTTGAGGCCTAGGACCGTTCTGCCTCATTATGTTGTAACATTTTTGTCCGGTCATGTTGTGATTTTTGGCCTCAACATAAGACAAAGAAAGAGGGTTGAAGATATAGAGATTTTAACTTTAAACTTCGATTTCGATGCCTTCTTTTAGAATTCAATTTGAGACAATTTCGAGTATATATACTTAAAAGTTGAGCTAAAGTTGGGATTTGAGACCATCCCGGTTCACCATATTGTAACCCTTAACCTCATCATAGAGATAAAAAAGTTTCAAGATGCAAAGATATGAACTTTAAACTTGTTAAATGTCAACTTTTAAATTTCAGGATGGGGTATATGCTTAAAAGTCAGGTCATCTTGGTGTCAAGTTGAAAAAAAGAACAGCATTGTTTAGCCTCATTGCGATCCTTGACCTCAACATAGGATAAGGAAAAATTGGTGAAGATACtgagattttaattttaaatttgtttgaatcaCCTTTTAAATTTCAATGAGAGACCTAAAACTCGGTTGGGTTAAGTTGGGGTGAAAGGAAAAAAACACCATCTAGCCTCATTGCTATCTTTTAGTAAGGCCAGACGGTCATTGGGGCAAAGAGGGATTTGACccccaaaaatatttaaaaatttaattaggcCCCCaagttttttttgtaaattaccGTTaagctttcaaaatttttaattaggcctaccaaaatttttgaaaattctcattaaattctttaaaaaatctACATCCGCCACTAATCCTTAGCCTTAGAATGGGGataaaaaagaaaacgaaaaagggTTGTTGATACTTAGATTTCAACTTTAAATCTATTTGATGTCATGTTTTAAAATTGATTTCATGaactaactaaattaaattttggattagaattattattattctttaaaattgttattgttattattttgggTGATTTAGATATGGACCAAATGAAGGAAAGGTTTGCTAAGTTGCTTTTAGGTGAAGACATGTCTGGAGGAGGCAAAGGTGTTTCTTCGGCTTTGGCTTTGTCGAATGCAGTGACGAATCTAGCCGGTAAGAACATTTTGTTCGTTGTTTATGTCTGAATATGTGTCGAACATATACGATACGAATGTAATACgagtttgatgatgaataattttgagcttaattaTATAATGTAGCATCCATTTTTGGAGAGCAAGGGAAATTGGCACCAATGGCACCAGAAAGGAAAGCTAGATGGAGAAAAGAAATGGATTGGCTTTTATCTGTAACTGATCACATTGTTGAATTTGTTCCTTCACAACAAAAATCGAAAGACGGGACGAATATGGAGGTACCGATCCGACCACATAGGAGTCACGGTTTCTTATAAAAACCTGATGTACTTCAATGTTTGCATTTTTTTGTTACTGCTTTTAATATTGTTTCGATTTTGATAGATTATGGTCACGAAACAAAGGAAGGATTTGCTTGTTAACATACCCGGCCTACGAAAGCTCGATACATTACTTATCGTACGTAATCACATATTTCTAACATGATTAAAATTGGGATAGTGCTACGGTTTCTAATTGAATTATAATGTAATAGGATACACTAGACAATTTCGGACAAGAACAAGAGTTTTGGTATGTGTCGAAAAATGATGATCCGGAAAACGAAAGTAGTCGGAGGGAAGGGAAATGGTGGCATCCGAAGGTTAAGGTTCCGCCAAGTGGGTTGTCGGAGACATCGCGAAGATGGTTGTTGTCCGAAAAAGAAGCTGTGAGCCAAGTACTAAAAGCAGCCATGGCCATTAATGCTTCGGTCCTATCTGAAATCGAAGTCCCCGAGAGTTACATCGATTCCCTCCCTAAGGTAAAAGAAATTCAACTCCCTGGAAACTAAAACATTGaacaatttttcataattttgatcGATGTTCGCCGTGATGTCGATATAGAATGGGAGATCAAGCCTTGGTGATTCGATTTATAAAAGTATAACAGTTGAGTATTTCGATCCAGCGTATTTCCTTTCGTCTATGGACTTGTCAACCGAACACAAAGTTCTCGACCTTAAGAATAGAATCGAAGCATCGATAATTATTTGGAAGAGGAAGATGCATCATAAAGAAGGAAAGTCGTCTTGGGGTTCCGCCGTTAGTATAGAGAAACGGGAACTCTTCGAAGAGAGAGTTGAGACGATCCTTCACCTACTTAAGTATCGATTTCCAGGGCTTCCACAATCCTCACTCGATATATCTAAGATCCAAGATAACAAGGTAATAAGTATAACGATAATTATTATTTCCTCGATGTATTCAAATTCAAAAGATTTTACACTATTTCGAACATTCGCAGGACATAGGTCATGCTATCCTGGAAAGCTATTCGAGGATTATCGAAAGTTTGGCTTTCTCAATCTTGTCGAGAATCGAGGACGTCCTTCATGCCGATAGCCTTGCACAATCCTCGTCCTCGAATTCCGATGATGACGCCACGAGGTTGAGTTCTGCGGAGACACCGACACTTTTGGATTTCATGGGTTGGGGCATTGATCCCCTAAAGAGAAGTTCAATTGATATGGAAAACTTGTTTAAGGTTGATAGTGACAAAAAAGCATCCAAGCCTCCGGTTAGTCCGACCCCAAGACCTCCCATTCCTGAGTTGAGCGACAATTGATATGAAAAATTGCTTGATGATTAACGTAACCTTacaaagaaaaggaaaacaaGAGGAACACTAAACATTAGAAGCAAAACTtgcattatgtatatattttttaatatattcaaacCCTATGTAGGATTTCCGACGTAACAATAACTTTGCATAATTTACATTGTTCTTCATTCAAAATTTGGATCTTAAAAAGtgattaatttaagttttaaaattaatgcATTTGAGAGCATTCGAtcaaattaagtgaaaaaaatttaagttgaatgaaatgattttttttacaacgagttttattttataatctcaactcgatttgattttctttatattaagttgagtgaaatgaaatttgagttgaattaaataaatttgttcAAGTAACCATAGTGAAATCTTGTTGGCAATAtgactaatttttaatttaaagaacataaaaaccttgaatatatatttatttaagaacTCTTAAAAAAATAAGAGGAATGTTTaacttaatttgataatttacttgtttaagactcaaatttatcattttgggttttttaaaaatatatataaatttagcattattatataaattttgaaaatttttaatacattttaatttttgaatttatatatttataaaatattggaagaaaaatgttttatgaatattttgaatttttaaatattattttaaattttcttttgtaatttttttgagtACCTTTAATTGTGAATATTGAATAAGAttattttctcttaatttttggatttttagtgtagtttacccttttccTTTTATTGGTTGTCctattaatattatttacttaattattaaatataatttacatgagcatacaagaaaaaaaatagagaaatagaaaataatataaaaaattactataTTTTACACTACTAAGAGTGATTTTAGAATCTTCAAAATCTCAAACACCAAGTCACCCCTTCTGATTCGAGAAAGAAAACGTTAAGAATTAAAGtgagaaaaataatatattttaaaaataaaaaagatatattaATTCTAAATAAGATATGCCGGACGACAATCCAATAATAGAGTTATCAATTTAACACTTTAAAAATTAACAATTGGACTTTAATCGTGAAATTTAAAAAGCATACGAATTAATTTTCTACAGATAAAATAGAGAGACTAAAActaattttcaaataaatgaTTAGTACAAAaactttaaacatattttaacctcatATATAATgtggcattttttttatttccaggTGATGACATAGTACAAACTCAATGTGCCATTGCATCAAATAATATAGATGGAAATCAAATTCATGGTAAAAGAATCATGGAAGCTCCTGTATTAAGAGTCAAAATTCATTTTgtcttgtaaaaaaaaagtaagtagtcattatatgttaaatcaaaaagtaaattgatttttttgttaataatttcatccatttgtactattaaaaattgacgTGCCACTTGTACCTTATGTTGATGTAAAAGAACTAATTTTTTAACAGaataatcaatttactctttaatctaacagATAATGtataatttgtctatttttaagattgaacaaaatgtaatctgactcctagtacagAGACCTTCATAATactttttactcaaattcattgATCAAATAGATCTAGTTACCAAATTTAAGTACTAGTGTGAAAAAACATATATGTACCAAAgtgaatttaattgataaatttaagGGCAGAATTTATATTACCCTTTTTTGAAAAGAGCATAGAAGATATGATATTTTCTGTTTTAAAAGGAAAATGATAGTGACATAACATTAAAAGGATGTGACAT is a window of Gossypium hirsutum isolate 1008001.06 chromosome D08, Gossypium_hirsutum_v2.1, whole genome shotgun sequence DNA encoding:
- the LOC107939486 gene encoding rho guanine nucleotide exchange factor 8, with translation MVRTLSRRCSIQSWGSFRIRRTNHDDHDDDHDDDDHKQQQQLRTIDARNTNKPMEDQPPFIGEAPKEKPQSDMDQMKERFAKLLLGEDMSGGGKGVSSALALSNAVTNLAASIFGEQGKLAPMAPERKARWRKEMDWLLSVTDHIVEFVPSQQKSKDGTNMEIMVTKQRKDLLVNIPGLRKLDTLLIDTLDNFGQEQEFWYVSKNDDPENESSRREGKWWHPKVKVPPSGLSETSRRWLLSEKEAVSQVLKAAMAINASVLSEIEVPESYIDSLPKNGRSSLGDSIYKSITVEYFDPAYFLSSMDLSTEHKVLDLKNRIEASIIIWKRKMHHKEGKSSWGSAVSIEKRELFEERVETILHLLKYRFPGLPQSSLDISKIQDNKDIGHAILESYSRIIESLAFSILSRIEDVLHADSLAQSSSSNSDDDATRLSSAETPTLLDFMGWGIDPLKRSSIDMENLFKVDSDKKASKPPVSPTPRPPIPELSDN